TGCCATTATTAAAGTTGCGGGATTTATTTTTAGCAAAACTTACAAAATCATTATAATGGATTTCTCGGGTTTGTCCACGGTTTTTTATTTAACTATTAGAAAACAGGAGACTTAGGAAAGTTAGGAATTGACTTTTGTATGCCAAGGTGGTATTATTTATTCAAATTAAGGCCGGGCGTAATTTTAAAGAGACGGCCAAAGATAGCGGCAATGTTAGCGTGGAGGAGAGGGGGATGGGAAAGAATAAAATTATGATTATTGATGATGAGAGCGGCACCGTTGATTTATTGGCGCACCGCCTGGAAAGTGAGGGCTATCAGGTGGTTGCGTTATCGGATGCCAAAGGGGTCATCTCTAAACTCCATAGTTTTATCCCGGATCTGATAATATTAGATCTGCTGATGCCGGAATACGGGGGGCTGGATGTTTGCGAGATGCTGAATAAAGAACCCCTGGGGTTAAACACGCCGATTATCGTAGTAAGCGGTTTGAATAAAGATGCCGATAAAAAGAAGGCTTATAGCCTGGGGATAGAGAAATATTTTGTAAAACCCGTGGATATGGATGTTTTGTTAGCGGCAATTAAGAAGCTTATAAAGGATAAGAGCAATGCCAGCGAAAATTAAAATATTCTCGGCAATAATTTTTACCACGCTTATAATCGCCGGATTTTTTCTTGCGCGAGGATGCATCTCTAATTTATCAGGATCCTTGGCTAAAGATAAAGTTGCCCCGAGAGAATTAAAAGAAGCATTATATTGGCAGGAGGCGGGCGAAGGCAAGGTGCAGTGTTTTTTATGCCCCAGGCGATGTTTGATACCTTTGGGCCAGCGGGGTTTTTGCCGCGCAAGAAAGAATATCAAAGGCAAGCTCTATGCCTTAACTTACGGCTAGCCCGTGGCCATACATATCGACCCGGTAGAGAAGAAGCCGCTTTTTCATGTTTACCCGGGGACAAAATCTTTTTCCATTGCTACCGCCGGATGCAATTTAAGATGCAAGTTTTGCCAGAACTGGGAAATTTCCCAACTGGATCCTGAAACAGTAAAAGTGGCTTATATTTCGCCGCAGGATATCGTAAGGGAGGCCAAGCAGAGCGGCGCAAAGACGATAGCTTTTACTTACACTGAGCCGGCGATCTTCTATGAATATATGCTTGATATCGCCAAATTGGCCAAAAAGGAGGGCATTGCCTGCGTTATGCATTCGGCAGGTTTTGTTAATGAGGAGCCCCTGCGCCAGCTGTCTAAATACTTAACCGCCGCAAATATCGACCTGAAAGGTTTTAGCGATAAATATTATTCTTCTTTTTGCGAAGGCAACTTAACCAGCGTCCTTAATTCTCTTAAGGTATTAAAAGAGGAAAAAGTCTGGGTGGAGGTAACCAATCTCATTATCCCTTCCGCCAATGATTCCGACGAAGATATCGGCAATCTTTGTTTGTGGGTAAAAGATAACCTTGGCCCGGATACCCCGGTGCATTTTTCCAGGTTCTTCCCGATGTATAAGCTGGCGGATTTATCTCCTACGCCGCTTAAAACATTAATCCGCGCAAAAGAGATCGCCTATAAAACAGGGCTGCGCTATGTGTACATCGGCAATGTCCCGGAAAATTTAGGAGAGGATACAATTTGTCCCGTATGCGCCAAATTTCTGATTAAGCGCGCAGGCTATACCATATTGGAGAATAATGTTATTAAAGGTAAGTGCAAATTCTGCGGCGCTAAGATCTCCGGCGTATGGGATTAGTTGCGCAGGTTTTTCAGGGCAAAGATCGCGTTGAGCAAGATTAAAGTTAAAAGGCTATACGGTGTCCCCAGAAATGGTATAAGCAGTATCCCGCTTACCATTGTCCCCAGGAATGCCCCGATTAAATCCGCTGAATAGATAGTCATAGCTAAATTTTTGTTGTCGAATTTATTTTTAAGCAGGTTTTGCGCCAGGAGCGGATAGGAGCTGCCGGTAAGGAACCCGCAGATCAAGGAATAGAAATAGAAGATAAACTCGGCGTAACCAACCTTTGTGATTATTTTCAGGTTCCAAAATAAAATAAAGATCGA
The nucleotide sequence above comes from Candidatus Omnitrophota bacterium. Encoded proteins:
- a CDS encoding response regulator transcription factor, whose protein sequence is MYAKVVLFIQIKAGRNFKETAKDSGNVSVEERGMGKNKIMIIDDESGTVDLLAHRLESEGYQVVALSDAKGVISKLHSFIPDLIILDLLMPEYGGLDVCEMLNKEPLGLNTPIIVVSGLNKDADKKKAYSLGIEKYFVKPVDMDVLLAAIKKLIKDKSNASEN